One Granulicella sp. 5B5 DNA window includes the following coding sequences:
- the rho gene encoding transcription termination factor Rho → MTISELKEKSIAELGKLARALEIPGTSALRKQDLIFKILQAQSEKEGHIFAEGVLEILPDGYGFLRSPDYNYLPGPDDIYVSPSQIRKFDLKTGDTISGNVRSPHEGEKYFALVKIEAINFESPEETRNKILFDNLTPLYPDEQVKMETVREAISGRVMDLLCPIGKGQRGLIVAPPRTGKTVLMQSIANSITANHPEIVLIVLLIDERPEEVTDMQRSVKGEVISSTFDEPAARHVQVAEMVIEKAKRLVEHKRDVVILLDSITRLARAYNTIVPPSGKVLSGGVDSNALQRPKRFFGAARNIEEGGSLTIIASALIDTGSRMDEVIFEEFKGTGNMEVILDRKLVDKRVFPAIDIQRSGTRKEELLIPKDDLQRTWILRKVLNPLSPVEAMELLSDKLGKTRNNQEFLHNMSSL, encoded by the coding sequence ATGACCATCTCCGAGCTCAAGGAAAAGAGCATCGCCGAGCTCGGCAAACTCGCGCGCGCCCTTGAGATTCCCGGCACCAGCGCCCTTCGCAAGCAGGACCTGATCTTCAAGATCCTCCAGGCCCAGTCCGAAAAAGAGGGCCACATCTTCGCCGAGGGCGTCCTCGAGATCCTCCCCGACGGCTACGGCTTCCTGCGCTCGCCGGACTACAACTACCTCCCCGGCCCCGACGACATCTACGTCTCCCCCTCGCAGATCCGCAAGTTCGACCTCAAGACCGGCGACACCATCTCCGGCAACGTGCGCTCCCCGCACGAAGGTGAAAAGTACTTTGCCCTGGTCAAGATCGAGGCCATCAACTTCGAGTCGCCCGAGGAGACCCGCAACAAGATCCTCTTCGACAACCTCACCCCGCTCTACCCCGACGAGCAAGTCAAGATGGAGACCGTCCGCGAGGCCATCTCCGGCCGCGTCATGGACCTTCTCTGTCCTATCGGCAAGGGCCAGCGCGGTCTCATCGTCGCTCCGCCGCGCACCGGCAAGACCGTCCTGATGCAGTCCATCGCGAACTCCATCACTGCGAACCACCCTGAGATCGTCCTCATCGTCCTGCTCATCGACGAGCGCCCGGAAGAAGTCACCGACATGCAGCGCAGCGTCAAGGGCGAAGTCATCTCATCCACCTTCGACGAACCCGCCGCCCGTCACGTCCAGGTCGCCGAGATGGTCATCGAAAAGGCCAAGCGTCTCGTAGAGCACAAGCGCGACGTCGTCATCCTGCTCGACTCCATCACCCGCCTCGCGCGCGCTTACAACACCATCGTTCCGCCCTCGGGCAAAGTCCTCTCCGGCGGTGTCGACTCCAACGCGCTGCAGCGCCCCAAGCGCTTCTTCGGTGCCGCCCGCAACATCGAAGAAGGCGGCAGCTTGACGATCATCGCCTCCGCCCTCATCGACACCGGTTCGCGCATGGATGAAGTCATCTTCGAGGAGTTCAAGGGTACCGGCAACATGGAAGTCATCCTCGACCGCAAGCTCGTCGACAAGCGTGTCTTCCCGGCCATCGACATCCAGCGCAGCGGCACTCGCAAGGAAGAGCTACTCATCCCCAAGGATGACCTCCAGCGCACCTGGATTCTCCGCAAGGTCCTCAACCCGCTGTCGCCCGTCGAAGCCATGGAGCTTCTCTCCGACAAGCTCGGCAAGACCCGCAACAACCAGGAGTTCCTCCACAACATGAGCTCCCTCTAA
- a CDS encoding DNA-directed RNA polymerase subunit omega, producing the protein MRSDLIFGALTHVNNRYKLCQLASKATRKLHKPNTRLQDTTNDVLDRFKDTVPMAPVSETAEVLAVTERRAA; encoded by the coding sequence ATGCGCTCAGACCTGATCTTTGGTGCACTCACCCACGTCAACAATCGCTACAAGCTCTGTCAACTCGCCTCCAAGGCCACGCGTAAGCTGCACAAGCCCAACACTCGCCTGCAGGACACTACAAACGACGTCCTCGATCGCTTCAAGGACACCGTTCCCATGGCGCCGGTCTCCGAGACCGCTGAGGTTCTCGCCGTCACCGAACGCCGCGCCGCCTAA
- a CDS encoding mechanosensitive ion channel domain-containing protein: protein MAGFHFRHGWFFAVFLFCGALVLANLLHFVLFRLVKRQDAAGAMLGWGLQKHLGKPARVIFLLTCVQVALPFVPGVPAWLEKDIKHAVWMLVVLALGWLAVGLVYVVQDYLLRKYDLKAADNIRARSVHTQFQLFRRVTIALVGILTLGAMLWTFNDPQLWHFGSGLLASAGLASLLLAAAAKTTVSNFLAGLQIALTEPIRIDDVVVVAGEWARVEEITSAYVVLKIWDLRRLIVPLSWFIENPFANWTRQSANILTYSYLYLDYMVPVKEVRAQLERVVKAAPQWDGTVVGCQVTNLTAQSMEIRCLMGSADSGQAFDLQCLVREEMMEWVKEKYPEAYPNLRYRAVGEAARESPGQSGPDVPLQKPHAEFAK from the coding sequence ATGGCGGGGTTTCACTTTCGTCATGGGTGGTTTTTTGCGGTGTTCCTGTTCTGCGGAGCGCTGGTGTTGGCGAATTTGCTGCACTTTGTGTTGTTTCGGCTAGTGAAGCGACAGGATGCGGCGGGAGCGATGCTGGGGTGGGGGCTGCAGAAGCACCTAGGGAAACCGGCACGGGTGATCTTTCTGCTGACGTGCGTGCAGGTGGCGCTGCCGTTTGTGCCGGGAGTGCCGGCGTGGCTGGAGAAGGACATCAAACACGCGGTGTGGATGCTGGTGGTGCTGGCGCTGGGATGGCTGGCGGTGGGGCTGGTGTATGTGGTCCAGGACTATCTGCTGCGAAAGTATGACCTGAAGGCAGCGGACAATATCCGTGCGCGGAGTGTGCATACACAGTTCCAATTGTTTCGGCGGGTGACGATTGCACTGGTGGGGATACTGACGCTGGGTGCGATGCTGTGGACATTCAACGATCCGCAGTTGTGGCACTTTGGGAGCGGGCTGCTGGCGTCGGCGGGGTTGGCGAGTTTGTTGCTGGCGGCTGCGGCGAAGACGACGGTGTCGAACTTTCTGGCTGGGTTGCAGATTGCGCTGACGGAGCCTATCCGGATTGACGATGTAGTGGTGGTGGCGGGTGAGTGGGCCCGGGTGGAAGAGATTACGAGTGCCTATGTGGTGCTGAAGATATGGGACCTGCGGCGGCTGATTGTGCCGCTGAGCTGGTTTATCGAGAACCCGTTTGCGAACTGGACGCGGCAGAGTGCGAATATTCTGACGTACTCATATCTGTATCTGGATTACATGGTGCCGGTGAAGGAGGTCCGCGCGCAGCTGGAGAGGGTGGTGAAGGCCGCGCCACAGTGGGACGGCACGGTGGTGGGATGCCAGGTGACGAACCTGACGGCGCAGAGCATGGAGATCCGGTGTTTGATGGGTTCGGCAGACTCGGGCCAAGCGTTCGATCTGCAGTGTCTGGTGCGCGAAGAGATGATGGAGTGGGTGAAGGAGAAGTATCCGGAAGCGTATCCGAATTTGCGGTACCGCGCGGTGGGGGAAGCTGCTCGGGAGAGTCCGGGGCAGTCTGGGCCGGATGTGCCGTTGCAAAAGCCTCACGCAGAGTTCGCGAAGTAA